A part of Micromonospora chersina genomic DNA contains:
- a CDS encoding ABC-F family ATP-binding cassette domain-containing protein, with product MSDACVVCTNLSFSWPDDTPVFQDLSFTVPPGRTGLVAPNGAGKTTLLRLIAGDLTPTGGAVTVDGLLGYLPQNLPLAGDLTVAQVLGVDAVLRALHAIEAGDAREEHFTTVGDDWDVEERSRAELDRLGLGDVPLDRRLATLSGGQVVSLGLAAQLLRRPDVLLLDEPTNNLDLDARHRLYGVLQEWSGCLLLVSHDRALLDRMDRIAELDRGEVRLFGGNFTAYEEASRAAREAAERTVRGAEQEVKREKREMQQARERAERRAGNAARNLDSAGLARIVAGGLKRSAQESAGRSRQLHANRVSEAQSRLDEASRALREDQTLTLDLPDTTVPAGRTVVAGERMQVHHDGRPVFAGAGVDVTIRGPERIALTGPNGAGKSTLLRLLRGDLDPEGGEVRRGDGRVAYLSQRLDLLDPDRTVAENFAAYAPDRPPAERMNLLARFLFRGPRAHLPVGVLSGGERLRATLACVLYAQPAPHLLLLDEPTNNLDLVSAGQLENALGAYRGAFVVVSHDERFLAEIGVRRWLRLDGGRLREVPAPDPV from the coding sequence ATGTCCGACGCCTGCGTCGTCTGCACCAACCTCTCCTTCTCCTGGCCCGACGACACCCCCGTGTTCCAGGACCTGTCCTTCACCGTGCCGCCCGGTCGCACCGGCCTGGTCGCGCCCAACGGCGCCGGCAAGACCACCCTGCTGCGGCTGATCGCCGGCGACCTCACCCCCACCGGCGGCGCCGTCACGGTGGACGGCCTGCTCGGCTACCTGCCGCAGAACCTGCCCCTCGCGGGCGACCTGACCGTGGCCCAGGTGCTGGGTGTCGACGCGGTGCTTCGGGCGCTGCACGCCATCGAGGCCGGCGACGCCCGCGAGGAGCACTTCACCACGGTCGGCGACGACTGGGACGTGGAGGAGCGCAGCCGCGCCGAACTCGACCGGCTGGGCCTGGGGGACGTCCCGCTCGACCGACGGCTGGCCACGCTCAGCGGTGGGCAGGTGGTCTCCCTCGGCCTCGCCGCGCAACTGCTCCGCCGCCCCGACGTGCTGCTGCTCGACGAGCCGACGAACAACCTGGACCTCGACGCGCGGCACCGCCTGTACGGGGTGCTCCAGGAGTGGTCCGGCTGCCTGCTGCTGGTCAGCCACGACCGGGCCCTGCTGGACCGGATGGACCGCATCGCCGAACTCGACCGCGGGGAGGTGCGACTGTTCGGCGGCAACTTCACCGCGTACGAGGAGGCATCCCGGGCGGCCCGGGAGGCGGCCGAGCGCACCGTGCGTGGCGCCGAGCAGGAGGTGAAGCGGGAGAAGCGCGAGATGCAGCAGGCCCGGGAGCGGGCCGAGCGGCGGGCCGGCAACGCCGCCCGCAACCTCGACAGCGCCGGCCTGGCCCGGATCGTCGCCGGGGGACTCAAGCGCAGCGCCCAGGAGTCCGCCGGGCGGTCCCGGCAGTTGCACGCCAACCGGGTGAGTGAGGCCCAGTCCCGCCTCGACGAGGCCAGCAGAGCGCTGCGCGAGGACCAGACGCTGACCCTGGACCTGCCGGACACCACAGTCCCCGCCGGACGGACGGTCGTGGCGGGGGAGCGGATGCAGGTCCACCACGACGGCCGGCCCGTCTTCGCTGGGGCGGGCGTGGACGTCACCATCCGGGGACCGGAGCGGATCGCCCTGACCGGCCCCAACGGCGCCGGCAAGTCCACCCTGCTCCGGCTGCTGCGCGGGGACCTCGACCCCGAGGGCGGGGAGGTGCGCCGGGGCGACGGCCGGGTCGCGTACCTGTCGCAGCGGCTGGACCTGCTCGACCCGGACCGGACGGTGGCGGAGAACTTCGCCGCGTACGCCCCGGACCGGCCACCGGCGGAGCGGATGAACCTCCTCGCGCGGTTCCTCTTCCGCGGCCCGCGCGCCCACCTGCCGGTCGGCGTGCTGTCCGGCGGGGAACGGCTGCGGGCCACCCTCGCCTGTGTCCTGTACGCCCAGCCGGCTCCCCACCTGCTGCTGCTGGACGAGCCGACGAACAACCTCGACCTGGTCAGCGCGGGCCAACTGGAGAACGCCCTGGGCGCGTACCGGGGAGCGTTCGTGGTGGTGAGCCACGACGAGCGGTTCCTCGCCGAGATCGGCGTGCGGCGGTGGCTCCGCCTCGACGGCGGCCGGCTCCGCGAGGTGCCCGCGCCCGACCCGGTCTGA
- a CDS encoding acyl-CoA dehydrogenase family protein produces MDLQLSAEQAAARRLAAEFVDREVAPHATAWDRREAVDPDIVGKLGRLGFLGLTVPEEDGGSGGDHLTYCLVLEELGRGDSAVRGIVSVSLGLVAKSVAGHGTAAQKQEWLPRLCSGAALGCFALTEADSGSDAAALRTRAERDGGDWLITGTKTFITNGTTADVALVFARTGGPGHRGITAFLVPTGAAGLTRREIHGKLGLRGQATGELRFDAVRVPDSARLGPEGGGFRLALATLAKGRMSVAAGCVGIAQGCLDAAVGYAGQRVQFGKPIAGHQLVQQLIAGIAVDTAAARLLVWRVADLVDRGEPFATESSMAKLFASEAAVRAADSAVQVFGGYGYIDEFPVGRYLRDARVMTLYEGTSQIQQLLIGRALTGVNAF; encoded by the coding sequence ATGGACCTTCAGCTCTCCGCCGAGCAGGCGGCGGCCCGGCGGCTCGCCGCCGAGTTCGTCGACCGGGAGGTGGCGCCGCACGCGACGGCCTGGGACCGGCGGGAGGCGGTCGACCCCGACATCGTCGGGAAGCTCGGGCGGCTCGGGTTCCTCGGGCTCACCGTCCCCGAGGAGGACGGCGGGTCCGGCGGCGACCACCTCACCTACTGCCTGGTCCTGGAGGAGCTGGGCCGGGGCGACTCCGCCGTCCGGGGCATCGTCTCGGTGTCGCTCGGGCTGGTCGCGAAGTCCGTCGCCGGCCACGGCACAGCCGCGCAGAAGCAGGAGTGGCTGCCCCGGCTCTGCTCCGGCGCCGCGCTGGGCTGCTTCGCCCTCACCGAAGCGGACAGCGGCTCGGACGCGGCCGCGCTGCGCACCCGGGCGGAACGCGACGGCGGCGACTGGCTGATCACCGGCACGAAGACGTTCATCACCAACGGCACCACCGCCGACGTGGCCCTGGTCTTCGCTCGCACCGGCGGCCCGGGGCACCGGGGCATCACGGCGTTCCTGGTGCCCACCGGGGCCGCCGGGCTGACCCGGCGGGAGATCCACGGCAAGCTCGGCCTGCGCGGGCAGGCCACCGGGGAACTCCGGTTCGACGCCGTCCGGGTGCCCGACTCGGCGCGCCTCGGCCCGGAGGGCGGCGGCTTCCGGCTGGCCCTGGCCACCCTGGCCAAGGGCCGCATGTCGGTGGCCGCCGGCTGCGTCGGCATCGCGCAGGGCTGCCTGGACGCCGCGGTCGGCTACGCCGGGCAGCGCGTCCAGTTCGGCAAGCCCATCGCCGGGCACCAACTCGTGCAGCAGCTGATCGCCGGCATCGCCGTCGACACCGCCGCCGCCCGCCTGCTGGTGTGGCGGGTGGCCGACCTCGTCGACCGCGGCGAGCCGTTCGCCACCGAGTCGTCGATGGCCAAGCTCTTCGCCAGCGAGGCCGCCGTCCGCGCGGCCGACAGCGCCGTCCAGGTCTTCGGCGGGTACGGCTACATCGACGAGTTCCCGGTCGGCAGGTACCTGCGCGACGCCCGCGTGATGACCCTCTACGAGGGCACCAGCCAGATCCAGCAACTGCTCATCGGACGCGCGCTCACCGGCGTCAACGCCTTCTGA
- a CDS encoding long-chain-fatty-acid--CoA ligase — translation MTALSLAMVLAEAARRHPDTVAVVDGDTRVTYAELWRQARGYAAGLRELGVAPGDPVALLAPNVVDFPRVYYGGLAAGAVLVPVHLLLTVDEAVHVLRDSGAKLLVCHGSQLALGAAAAEAAGVPLVTVGPAGAGAPRLEEVSGPLPALPSYVTRQAEDTAVVLYTSGTTGVPKGALLTHLNLVMNATVNVFDANDARSTDVVLGCLPLFHSFGQTVAMNGTFRVGGTLVLLSRFTGPAAIDLMLSEGVNVFHGVPTMYVALLDAARDRDTLPRLRLCVSGGASLPVAVLERFHAAFDTTIFEGYGLSETSPTATTNQPHFGTRPGTIGHPVWGVEVEIARADLDDRIELLPTGDLGEIVIRGHNVFAGYLGRPEATAEALVDGWFRSGDLGRKDADGFITIVDRKKDMIIRGGFNVYPREVEEVLARHPAVGQVAVIGVPDPRHGEEVCAVVVPDPAGPGLPGEQELIDWCREHLGRHKYPRQVRYVDALPIGPSHKVLKRELRRTLAPPVD, via the coding sequence ATGACCGCGCTGTCGCTGGCCATGGTGCTGGCCGAGGCCGCCCGGCGGCACCCCGACACGGTGGCCGTGGTCGACGGCGACACCCGGGTCACGTACGCCGAGCTGTGGCGGCAGGCCCGGGGTTACGCCGCCGGGTTGCGGGAGCTGGGCGTCGCCCCGGGCGACCCGGTGGCCCTGCTGGCCCCCAACGTGGTCGACTTCCCCCGGGTCTACTACGGCGGCCTCGCCGCCGGCGCGGTGCTGGTGCCCGTGCACCTGCTGCTGACCGTCGACGAGGCGGTGCACGTGCTCCGCGACAGCGGCGCGAAGCTCCTGGTCTGCCACGGCTCGCAGCTCGCCCTGGGCGCCGCCGCCGCCGAGGCCGCGGGCGTCCCGCTGGTCACCGTCGGGCCGGCCGGCGCCGGTGCGCCCCGGCTGGAGGAGGTGAGCGGGCCGCTGCCGGCGCTGCCGTCGTACGTCACCCGGCAGGCGGAGGACACCGCGGTCGTGCTCTACACCAGCGGCACCACAGGCGTGCCCAAGGGCGCCCTGCTCACCCACCTCAACCTGGTCATGAACGCCACCGTCAACGTCTTCGACGCCAACGACGCGCGGTCCACCGACGTGGTGCTCGGCTGCCTGCCGCTGTTCCACAGCTTCGGCCAGACCGTGGCCATGAACGGCACCTTCCGCGTCGGCGGGACCCTGGTGCTGCTGAGCCGCTTCACCGGGCCGGCCGCCATCGACCTCATGCTGAGCGAGGGGGTGAACGTCTTCCACGGCGTGCCGACCATGTACGTGGCGCTGCTCGACGCGGCCCGGGACCGCGACACCCTGCCCCGGCTGCGCCTCTGCGTCTCCGGCGGCGCGTCGCTGCCGGTCGCCGTGCTGGAACGGTTCCACGCCGCCTTCGACACCACGATCTTCGAGGGCTACGGGCTCTCCGAGACCTCCCCCACGGCGACGACCAACCAGCCGCACTTCGGCACCCGGCCCGGGACTATCGGGCACCCGGTCTGGGGCGTGGAGGTGGAGATCGCCCGCGCCGACCTGGACGACCGGATCGAGCTGCTGCCCACCGGCGACCTCGGCGAGATCGTCATCCGCGGCCACAACGTCTTCGCCGGCTACCTGGGACGGCCGGAGGCGACCGCCGAGGCGCTCGTCGACGGTTGGTTCCGCAGCGGGGACCTGGGGCGCAAGGACGCCGACGGCTTCATCACCATCGTGGACCGCAAGAAGGACATGATCATTCGGGGTGGCTTCAACGTCTACCCGCGCGAGGTCGAGGAGGTCCTGGCCCGGCACCCGGCGGTCGGCCAGGTGGCGGTGATCGGCGTGCCCGATCCCCGGCACGGCGAGGAGGTCTGCGCCGTGGTCGTGCCCGACCCGGCCGGCCCCGGCCTGCCCGGCGAGCAGGAGCTGATCGACTGGTGCCGCGAGCACCTGGGCCGCCACAAGTACCCGCGCCAGGTCCGGTACGTCGACGCGCTGCCGATCGGGCCGAGCCACAAGGTGCTCAAGCGGGAACTGCGCCGCACGCTGGCGCCACCTGTCGACTGA
- a CDS encoding glycosyltransferase family 39 protein, producing MMDADTMVLPRIGPGEIRVEDPWGEDRAVGSRARANRPPADTSRWRLAAWLLPALLAGALGVVGAGTPGLRLAELATWRAATSPWPDRLPGGDVTLVPYHLLMRAWAAAFGASDLALRVPSLLAVTAAAALVGALAARMFAPGAGVLAGVIFAVLPSVTRYAQEAQPYALALFAAALATWFLLPAMDRPSLRRLAPYAAAVVLLGLCHAVALLLLVAHGWVVLAFRRGAAGRWLAAAALGALPAAALLWSGVRAGGQIAPAARPDLSALAATPGELFGVAALGAVLLGLALFSLPLRHAAAVCTAWAVVPPLGLLLVAQATPVWSPSSLLFTLPAWAVLAAAALSRVRARWWVVAPVALALIGAPAQEALRAPDGHGQATREVAEIVGARRLPGDGAVYGDADARTLVARYLPADRRPTDLLAAAPGHGCAGCLWGVRRLWVIRPGDRTDPVPPVGGATERLLRTGYRVAQVWHPTGFTVALLVDERGAL from the coding sequence ATGATGGACGCGGACACCATGGTCCTGCCCCGGATCGGGCCGGGGGAGATCCGGGTCGAGGACCCGTGGGGCGAGGACCGCGCGGTCGGATCCCGAGCCCGCGCAAACCGTCCACCGGCCGACACCTCCCGGTGGCGGCTCGCCGCGTGGCTGCTTCCGGCGCTGCTGGCCGGGGCGCTCGGCGTCGTGGGAGCCGGCACGCCCGGCCTCCGCCTGGCGGAGCTGGCGACCTGGCGGGCCGCCACTTCCCCCTGGCCGGACCGGCTGCCCGGCGGCGACGTCACGCTCGTGCCGTACCACCTGCTCATGCGCGCCTGGGCGGCCGCGTTCGGCGCCTCCGACCTCGCCCTGCGCGTACCGTCCCTGCTGGCCGTGACGGCGGCCGCGGCGCTCGTCGGGGCGCTGGCCGCCCGGATGTTCGCGCCGGGCGCGGGGGTCCTGGCCGGAGTGATCTTCGCGGTGCTGCCGAGCGTCACCCGGTACGCCCAGGAGGCCCAGCCGTACGCGCTGGCACTGTTCGCCGCGGCGCTCGCCACGTGGTTCCTGCTGCCCGCCATGGACCGGCCGAGCCTGCGCCGCCTCGCCCCGTACGCCGCCGCCGTGGTCCTGCTGGGCCTGTGCCACGCCGTGGCGCTCCTGCTGCTGGTCGCGCACGGCTGGGTCGTGCTCGCCTTCCGGCGCGGGGCGGCCGGCCGGTGGCTGGCCGCCGCGGCCCTCGGCGCGCTCCCCGCCGCCGCGCTGCTCTGGTCCGGGGTACGCGCCGGCGGCCAGATCGCGCCGGCGGCCCGCCCCGACCTGTCGGCCCTCGCCGCGACCCCCGGGGAGTTGTTCGGCGTCGCCGCGCTGGGTGCGGTGCTGCTGGGGCTGGCGCTGTTCAGCCTCCCGCTGCGGCACGCGGCGGCGGTCTGCACGGCCTGGGCCGTGGTGCCGCCGCTCGGCCTGCTGCTCGTGGCGCAGGCGACGCCGGTCTGGTCACCGTCGAGCCTGCTCTTCACGCTGCCGGCCTGGGCGGTGCTGGCCGCGGCCGCGTTGTCCCGGGTGCGCGCCCGCTGGTGGGTGGTGGCGCCGGTGGCGCTGGCCCTGATCGGCGCGCCGGCCCAGGAGGCCCTCCGCGCGCCCGACGGGCACGGGCAGGCCACCCGCGAGGTCGCCGAGATCGTCGGCGCCCGTCGGTTGCCCGGCGACGGCGCGGTCTACGGCGACGCGGACGCGCGGACCCTGGTGGCCCGCTATCTGCCGGCCGACCGGCGGCCGACGGACCTGCTCGCCGCGGCGCCGGGGCACGGCTGTGCCGGTTGCCTGTGGGGCGTCCGGCGGCTGTGGGTGATCCGCCCCGGCGACCGCACGGATCCCGTGCCGCCCGTCGGCGGCGCGACGGAGCGGCTGCTCAGGACCGGATACCGGGTGGCGCAGGTCTGGCACCCGACGGGGTTCACCGTGGCCCTTCTGGTGGACGAGCGCGGCGCACTCTAA
- a CDS encoding glycosyltransferase family 2 protein — protein sequence MAIAADTRPSRTTTPGTSGNRPPAPAPGGPPARNGPDRRQLNIRARLAYARCGATAGPLVAPGRAGAAVEFRHVASPAARLVLTLLVLVNSAAGLLFVGWLLLPQHVPGPGVVGPGGWETIAARLAFCVVVGVELIRLAQNVVVWVFAFHARDPVPVDPPVGLRVALLTTIVPSKEPLDVAERTLRRLRQLVYCGQVDVWILDEGDDPAVKEMAARLGVHHFSRKGRPEYNQPGGEFRARTKSGNHNAWRAEHENRYDVVANVDPDHVPLPNFLERTLGYFRDPDVAFVVTPQVYGNMHQNFVAHGASVQQYLYNGLIARGGNGLDAPLLTGTGHLYRPAAWRTIGGYQDSIIEDHLTSIRIHAATNPETGNKWKGVYTPDVVAIGEGPTSWADYFNQQKRWAAGICEILVRPELRAPRELPSRRRWQYRLLQFYYPSVAVSLLLGNLATAMYLLTGIGSAQLDVTVWAVLWGSTFGTWFVLWLWLRRFNIAPHEREEIGLVGMALALFAGPVYVAAGFTALLRRKLGFVVTAKGRLRTIESFRTFRLHLCWAGVSAALLGASVVLDNSSPLLRVWPVLTLLTGLGPPLIALVSNLRAGRQDDEADVPAPARAEAEEVHPPRSRVAVEEVLR from the coding sequence GTGGCCATCGCCGCCGACACACGTCCGTCCCGGACCACCACACCGGGCACCTCGGGCAACCGCCCACCGGCGCCCGCCCCGGGCGGACCGCCCGCCCGGAACGGACCGGACCGGCGGCAGTTGAACATCCGGGCCCGCCTCGCGTACGCCAGGTGCGGCGCCACCGCGGGGCCGCTGGTCGCGCCGGGGCGCGCCGGCGCGGCCGTGGAGTTCCGGCACGTCGCCTCGCCCGCGGCGCGGCTGGTGCTGACCCTGCTCGTGCTGGTCAACAGCGCGGCCGGGCTGCTGTTCGTCGGCTGGCTGCTGCTGCCGCAGCACGTGCCCGGCCCCGGCGTGGTCGGGCCCGGCGGCTGGGAGACGATCGCGGCCCGGCTGGCCTTCTGCGTGGTCGTCGGCGTCGAGTTGATCCGCCTGGCGCAGAACGTGGTGGTGTGGGTGTTCGCGTTCCACGCCCGGGACCCGGTGCCGGTCGACCCGCCGGTCGGCCTGCGGGTGGCCCTGCTCACCACGATCGTGCCGAGCAAGGAGCCGCTCGACGTGGCGGAGCGGACGCTGCGCCGGCTGCGCCAGCTCGTCTACTGCGGCCAGGTGGACGTCTGGATCCTCGACGAGGGGGACGACCCCGCGGTGAAGGAGATGGCCGCGCGGCTCGGCGTCCACCACTTCAGCCGCAAGGGCCGGCCGGAGTACAACCAGCCCGGCGGGGAGTTCCGGGCCCGGACCAAGTCCGGCAACCACAACGCCTGGCGGGCCGAGCACGAGAACCGGTACGACGTGGTGGCCAACGTCGACCCGGACCACGTCCCGCTGCCCAACTTCCTCGAACGCACCCTCGGCTACTTCCGCGACCCGGACGTCGCCTTCGTGGTGACCCCCCAGGTGTACGGAAACATGCACCAGAACTTCGTCGCGCACGGCGCCTCCGTGCAGCAGTACCTCTACAACGGCCTCATCGCCCGTGGCGGGAACGGGCTGGACGCGCCGCTGCTCACCGGCACCGGCCACCTCTACCGGCCGGCGGCCTGGCGGACCATCGGCGGCTACCAGGACTCGATCATCGAGGACCACCTGACCAGCATCCGGATCCACGCCGCGACCAACCCCGAGACGGGCAACAAGTGGAAGGGCGTCTACACGCCCGACGTGGTGGCCATCGGCGAGGGCCCGACCTCCTGGGCGGACTACTTCAACCAGCAGAAGCGCTGGGCCGCCGGGATCTGCGAGATCCTCGTCCGGCCCGAACTGCGCGCACCGCGCGAGCTGCCGTCCCGGCGCCGCTGGCAGTACCGCCTGCTCCAGTTCTACTACCCGAGCGTCGCGGTCAGCCTGCTGCTGGGCAACCTCGCCACCGCCATGTACCTGCTCACCGGGATCGGTTCGGCGCAGCTCGACGTCACCGTGTGGGCGGTGCTCTGGGGCTCGACCTTCGGCACCTGGTTCGTGCTGTGGCTCTGGCTGCGCCGCTTCAACATCGCCCCGCACGAACGGGAGGAGATCGGCCTGGTCGGCATGGCGCTGGCGCTGTTCGCCGGGCCCGTCTACGTGGCCGCCGGGTTCACCGCTCTGCTGCGCCGCAAACTCGGGTTCGTGGTGACGGCCAAGGGGCGGCTGCGCACCATCGAGTCGTTCCGCACGTTCCGGCTCCACCTCTGCTGGGCGGGCGTCTCCGCCGCCCTGCTCGGCGCGAGCGTCGTGCTGGACAACAGCTCACCCCTGCTGCGGGTGTGGCCGGTGCTGACCCTCCTGACCGGTCTCGGTCCGCCACTGATCGCGCTCGTGTCGAACCTGCGGGCCGGCCGGCAGGACGACGAGGCGGACGTGCCCGCCCCCGCTCGCGCGGAGGCCGAGGAGGTCCATCCGCCGAGGTCACGGGTCGCCGTCGAGGAGGTCCTGCGATGA
- a CDS encoding glycoside hydrolase family 26 protein, producing MIRFTFPRIVLVLAGALLLTYAFAVAPTVSPERRGGTVTAEAKAPRPRGPFPPAGKTFIGVMTDKGPHDFTPVDRFTAAARHQPQLMLFSEGWASATFDRALFDRIRDRGMMPMLGWEPWDYRLDERARQQKLTAQQIDAIRSDQPDYRLSRIAGGEFDTYVRSWAEGVKSLGYPVAIRFAHEMNGYWYPWCELVNGNQPGDYVKAWRHVHDVFRAAGATNVTWVWSPNVRYTDLTPAISTYYPGDDYVDWVGVTGYYGKYDFAPYLSFDEVFEKTIAEIRTVSRKPMVVTETGASDHIGRKAEWITEAFQTLPRYPFIIGLIWFEVNKELDWRVVSSPAVTAAFAGAVAAPRYQVTWSPDMLPRTNLAD from the coding sequence ATGATCAGGTTCACCTTTCCGCGGATCGTGCTGGTGTTGGCCGGCGCGCTGCTGCTGACGTACGCCTTCGCCGTGGCGCCCACCGTCAGCCCCGAGCGCCGGGGCGGGACGGTGACGGCCGAGGCGAAGGCGCCCCGACCCCGGGGACCCTTCCCGCCGGCGGGGAAGACCTTCATCGGTGTCATGACCGACAAGGGTCCCCACGACTTCACGCCTGTGGACCGGTTCACGGCGGCCGCCCGGCACCAGCCGCAGCTCATGCTCTTCAGCGAGGGGTGGGCGTCCGCCACGTTCGACCGGGCGCTCTTCGACCGGATCCGCGACCGCGGCATGATGCCGATGCTGGGCTGGGAACCCTGGGACTACCGCCTCGACGAACGGGCCCGGCAGCAGAAGCTGACCGCCCAGCAGATCGACGCGATCCGCTCGGATCAGCCCGACTACCGGCTGTCCCGCATCGCGGGCGGCGAGTTCGACACGTACGTGCGGTCCTGGGCCGAGGGCGTGAAGTCGCTCGGCTACCCGGTGGCCATCCGCTTCGCCCACGAGATGAACGGCTACTGGTACCCGTGGTGCGAGCTGGTCAACGGCAACCAGCCGGGTGACTACGTGAAGGCCTGGCGCCACGTGCACGACGTGTTCCGGGCGGCCGGCGCCACGAACGTCACCTGGGTGTGGAGCCCGAACGTCAGGTACACCGACCTGACCCCCGCCATCTCCACCTACTACCCGGGCGACGACTACGTGGACTGGGTGGGCGTCACGGGCTACTACGGCAAGTACGACTTCGCGCCGTACCTCTCCTTCGACGAGGTCTTCGAGAAGACCATCGCCGAGATCCGCACCGTGAGCAGGAAGCCGATGGTCGTCACCGAGACCGGCGCTTCCGACCACATCGGGCGGAAGGCGGAATGGATCACGGAGGCCTTCCAGACCCTGCCCCGGTATCCGTTCATCATCGGTCTGATCTGGTTCGAGGTGAACAAGGAACTCGACTGGCGCGTCGTCAGTTCCCCGGCCGTGACGGCGGCCTTCGCCGGGGCCGTCGCCGCTCCCCGCTACCAGGTCACCTGGTCGCCGGACATGCTCCCGCGCACGAATCTGGCGGACTGA
- a CDS encoding glycoside hydrolase family 26 protein — translation MRVTVPRVLMVLVGAPLLTYAVAMAPATVFGDREDARPDRRAEAGPAAELFPPAGKAFVGVMTEKGPQDFAAADAFAAAARYRPQVMMFSSWWGTDRFDRTRFDRIRDRGMLPLLAWEPWDNTVDEAARRKGLPVREIDQLRSNQPTYRLSRIAGGDFDGYLRSWADGIRSLGYPVAIRFAHEMNGDWYPWSEASNGNRPGEYVRAWRHVHDVFRAAGATNVTWVWSPNARWDDSTPKLSGFYPGDDYVDWVGLSGYYGIGFHSDYRSFDEIFGPTITEIRAFSGKPFVVTETGASDATGRKAEWITETFRALPRHPEIIGLIWFEVDKELDWRIVSSPAVARAFAAAVADPRYRFGWSPDMRPRATVGS, via the coding sequence ATGAGGGTCACCGTACCCCGGGTCCTCATGGTGCTGGTCGGCGCGCCGCTGCTGACCTACGCGGTCGCCATGGCGCCGGCCACCGTGTTCGGAGACCGGGAGGACGCCCGGCCCGACCGGCGCGCGGAGGCCGGGCCGGCCGCGGAACTCTTCCCGCCGGCCGGCAAGGCGTTCGTCGGCGTCATGACGGAGAAGGGCCCGCAGGACTTCGCGGCGGCGGACGCGTTCGCGGCGGCCGCGAGGTACCGGCCGCAGGTGATGATGTTCAGCTCGTGGTGGGGGACCGACAGGTTCGACCGGACGCGGTTCGACCGGATCCGTGACCGCGGCATGCTGCCGCTGCTGGCCTGGGAGCCCTGGGACAACACGGTGGACGAGGCGGCCCGCAGGAAGGGCCTGCCGGTCCGGGAGATCGATCAGCTCCGGTCGAACCAGCCCACCTACCGGTTGTCCCGCATCGCCGGCGGGGACTTCGACGGCTACCTGCGGTCCTGGGCGGACGGGATCAGGTCGCTCGGCTATCCGGTGGCCATCCGGTTCGCGCACGAGATGAACGGTGACTGGTATCCGTGGTCCGAGGCGAGCAACGGCAACCGGCCGGGGGAGTACGTCCGGGCGTGGCGCCACGTGCACGACGTCTTCCGGGCGGCCGGGGCCACCAACGTGACCTGGGTGTGGAGCCCGAACGCCAGGTGGGACGACTCGACGCCGAAGCTCTCCGGGTTCTATCCGGGCGACGACTACGTCGACTGGGTCGGGCTCTCGGGCTACTACGGCATCGGGTTCCACTCGGACTACCGGTCCTTCGACGAGATCTTCGGCCCCACCATCACCGAGATCCGCGCGTTCAGCGGCAAACCGTTTGTCGTGACCGAGACCGGCGCCTCCGACGCCACGGGGCGCAAGGCCGAATGGATCACCGAGACCTTCCGCGCGCTGCCACGCCACCCGGAGATCATCGGGCTCATCTGGTTCGAGGTGGACAAGGAACTGGACTGGCGCATCGTCAGTTCGCCGGCCGTGGCGCGGGCCTTCGCCGCGGCGGTCGCCGACCCCCGCTACCGGTTCGGCTGGTCGCCCGACATGCGCCCGCGCGCAACGGTGGGAAGCTAG